One Athene noctua chromosome 30, bAthNoc1.hap1.1, whole genome shotgun sequence genomic region harbors:
- the NXPH4 gene encoding neurexophilin-4 yields MLRRRLPLLGPWLLLQTVCAGGHIAKTLGYLELGTSGLLKDVPYGSLKPPVLNPGRLIPAEPPQGAGMPSVQSPWDWQKNQTAGELPSPRTRRKPSLKSGRTKKIFGWGDFYFNIKTLKFSLLVTGKIVDHINGTFSVYFRHNSSSLGNVSVSIVPPSKAVGFEVLVPAPPPLPLPPPQQSTLPEGRPAKALNCHVEYEKTNRARKNKPCLYDPSKVCFTEHTQSHAAWLCAKPFKVICIFISFLSIDYKLVQKVCPDYNFQHDNPYFG; encoded by the exons ATgctccgccgccgcctgcccctgctcgggccctggctgctgctgcag ACGGTGTGTGCGGGGGGCCACATCGCCAAGACCCTGGGGTACCTGGAGCTGGGCACCTCCGGCCTCCTCAAGGATGTCCCGTATGGCTCCCTGAAGCCCCCAGTGCTCAACCCTGGGCGGCTGATTCCAGCTGAGCCCCCCCAGGGCGCAGGGATGCCCTCTGTGCAGAGCCCCTGGGACTGGCAGAAGAACCAGACGGCTGGGGAGCTGCCGAGCCCCCGCACCCGGCGCAAGCCCTCGCTCAAGTCCGGCCGCACCAAGAAGATCTTCGGCTGGGGTGACTTCTACTTCAACATCAAGACGCTGAAGTTCAGCCTCCTGGTGACGGGGAAGATTGTCGACCACATCAACGGGACCTTCAGTGTCTACTTCCGCCACAACTCCTCCAGCCTGGGCAACGTCTCGGTCAGCATTGTGCCCCCCTCCAAGGCGGTGGGCTTCGAGGTGCTGGTGccagcccccccgccgctccccctgccacccccccagcagAGCACCCTGCCCGAGGGCCGCCCGGCCAAGGCCCTCAACTGCCACGTGGAGTATGAGAAGACCAACCGGGCGCGGAAGAACAAGCCCTGTCTGTACGACCCCTCCAAGGTGTGCTTCACCGAGCACACGCAGAGCCATGCTGCCTGGCTCTGCGCCAAGCCCTTCAAGGTCATCTGCATCTTCATCTCCTTCCTCAGCATCGACTACAAGCTGGTCCAGAAGGTCTGCCCTGACTACAACTTCCAGCACGACAACCCCTACTTTGGCTGA